The following are encoded together in the Carettochelys insculpta isolate YL-2023 chromosome 24, ASM3395843v1, whole genome shotgun sequence genome:
- the AUNIP gene encoding aurora kinase A- and ninein-interacting protein isoform X2 yields MKRLRKRSAAEHHETCGIWLDTAKLKKCNVQTLVFKPASYVPNPLLERNCNSHISVNLTSTRISEPHTKQTTISSFFRIQPAGENDDNIKPYPFMSNNTHKGKCSDSLAPSSAKNCRAAKLKEVQAPTLNPQETNIQECSHTLEQNTQDLNTSLLNYTLPQVQSNSRHEYTALVRTSAGETENYLPINFTQDSEGNRVLAHKNSADSFTGSVSVANGISSQERENSWIGEKEGHLCSQRERTRVGLKPKHLMTQGKRRCKKLSCDKKSFTDLSDIENINPAAKVNEDQQTNCPLHQWRTPKAELLKDSQNVSGSWTKNYYTTAGSADEQGDSKSTPTTQLFTQDSEGYRVISHRHFHESIRSPLQMKHLQDKTNSVHDMTSTLLADCFNGYSSGIWDRTPVASTAMNLGEPDSSCDLLFTEDSEGNRMIKH; encoded by the exons ATGAAACGTTTAAGAAAACGAAGCGCTGCTGAGCATCATGAGACTTGTGGCATCTGGCTGGacactgcaaagttaaaaaagtGCAACGTACAG ACTCTTGTATTTAAGCCAGCTTCATATGTGCCAAATCCACTTCTTGAGAGGAATTGTAATAGTCACATTTCAGTTAATTTAACTTCAACAAGAATTTCTGAGCCACATACCAAGCAAACTACCATCTCTTCATTCTTCCGCATTCAACCAGCAG GTGAAAACGACGATAACATAAAGCCATATCCCTTTATGTCAAATAACACACACAAAGGGAAATGCTCTGATTCCTTGGCTCCCTCCTCTGCGAAGAACTGTAGGGCTGCTAAGTTAAAAGAAGTCCAGGCACCAACCTTGAATCCTCAGGAGACCAACATTCAAGAGTGTAGCCACACACTTGAACAAAACACACAAGATTTGAACACTTCCCTGCTGAATTATACCTTGCCACAAGTACAATCTAACAGCAGGCATGAGTACACAGCCCTTGTGAGGACCTCTGCTGGTGAGACAGAAAATTACCTCCCCATAAACTTCACTCAGGATTCAGAGGGCAATAGGGTTCTAGCTCACAAGAATTCAGCTGACTCATTCACTGGAAGTGTTTCTGTAGCAAATGGGATAAGTTCACAGGAGAGAGAAAATTCCTGGATAGGAGAGAAAGAGGGTCATTTGtgctcacagagagagagaactagAGTGGGTCTCAAACCTAAACACCTGATGACACAAGGTAAGAGGAGATGCAAAAAACTGTCCTGTGACAAAAAGTCCTTTACAGATTTATCAGATATTGAGAATATAAATCCTGCTGCAAAGGTGAATGAAGACCAGCAGACTAATTGTCCTCTACACCAGTGGCGAACACCTAAAGCAGAGCTTTTGAAAGACAGTCAAAATGTTTCTGGTTCTTGGACAAAAAACTATTATACTACGGCTGGTTCAGCAGATGAGCAGGGGGACAGTAAGAGTACTCCTACCACACAGTTGTTTACCCAGGATTCAGAAGGTTACAGAGTCATTTCTCACCGGCACTTCCACGAAAGCATCAGATCTCCTTTGCAGATGAAGCATCTACAGGACAAAACCAACTCTGTTCATGATATGACTAGCACACTATTGGCAGACTGCTTTAATGGTTATTCTTCAGGGATATGGGACAGGACTCCTGTAGCTAGTACAGCCATGAATTTAGGTGAGCCTGATTCAAGCTGTGATTTGTTATTCACAGAGGATTCAGAAGGAAATAGAATGATCAAACATTGA
- the AUNIP gene encoding aurora kinase A- and ninein-interacting protein isoform X1, producing the protein MAAAGPLLFGSAMKRLRKRSAAEHHETCGIWLDTAKLKKCNVQTLVFKPASYVPNPLLERNCNSHISVNLTSTRISEPHTKQTTISSFFRIQPAGENDDNIKPYPFMSNNTHKGKCSDSLAPSSAKNCRAAKLKEVQAPTLNPQETNIQECSHTLEQNTQDLNTSLLNYTLPQVQSNSRHEYTALVRTSAGETENYLPINFTQDSEGNRVLAHKNSADSFTGSVSVANGISSQERENSWIGEKEGHLCSQRERTRVGLKPKHLMTQGKRRCKKLSCDKKSFTDLSDIENINPAAKVNEDQQTNCPLHQWRTPKAELLKDSQNVSGSWTKNYYTTAGSADEQGDSKSTPTTQLFTQDSEGYRVISHRHFHESIRSPLQMKHLQDKTNSVHDMTSTLLADCFNGYSSGIWDRTPVASTAMNLGEPDSSCDLLFTEDSEGNRMIKH; encoded by the exons gctgctgcaggtcccTTATTATTTGGATCAGCCATGAAACGTTTAAGAAAACGAAGCGCTGCTGAGCATCATGAGACTTGTGGCATCTGGCTGGacactgcaaagttaaaaaagtGCAACGTACAG ACTCTTGTATTTAAGCCAGCTTCATATGTGCCAAATCCACTTCTTGAGAGGAATTGTAATAGTCACATTTCAGTTAATTTAACTTCAACAAGAATTTCTGAGCCACATACCAAGCAAACTACCATCTCTTCATTCTTCCGCATTCAACCAGCAG GTGAAAACGACGATAACATAAAGCCATATCCCTTTATGTCAAATAACACACACAAAGGGAAATGCTCTGATTCCTTGGCTCCCTCCTCTGCGAAGAACTGTAGGGCTGCTAAGTTAAAAGAAGTCCAGGCACCAACCTTGAATCCTCAGGAGACCAACATTCAAGAGTGTAGCCACACACTTGAACAAAACACACAAGATTTGAACACTTCCCTGCTGAATTATACCTTGCCACAAGTACAATCTAACAGCAGGCATGAGTACACAGCCCTTGTGAGGACCTCTGCTGGTGAGACAGAAAATTACCTCCCCATAAACTTCACTCAGGATTCAGAGGGCAATAGGGTTCTAGCTCACAAGAATTCAGCTGACTCATTCACTGGAAGTGTTTCTGTAGCAAATGGGATAAGTTCACAGGAGAGAGAAAATTCCTGGATAGGAGAGAAAGAGGGTCATTTGtgctcacagagagagagaactagAGTGGGTCTCAAACCTAAACACCTGATGACACAAGGTAAGAGGAGATGCAAAAAACTGTCCTGTGACAAAAAGTCCTTTACAGATTTATCAGATATTGAGAATATAAATCCTGCTGCAAAGGTGAATGAAGACCAGCAGACTAATTGTCCTCTACACCAGTGGCGAACACCTAAAGCAGAGCTTTTGAAAGACAGTCAAAATGTTTCTGGTTCTTGGACAAAAAACTATTATACTACGGCTGGTTCAGCAGATGAGCAGGGGGACAGTAAGAGTACTCCTACCACACAGTTGTTTACCCAGGATTCAGAAGGTTACAGAGTCATTTCTCACCGGCACTTCCACGAAAGCATCAGATCTCCTTTGCAGATGAAGCATCTACAGGACAAAACCAACTCTGTTCATGATATGACTAGCACACTATTGGCAGACTGCTTTAATGGTTATTCTTCAGGGATATGGGACAGGACTCCTGTAGCTAGTACAGCCATGAATTTAGGTGAGCCTGATTCAAGCTGTGATTTGTTATTCACAGAGGATTCAGAAGGAAATAGAATGATCAAACATTGA
- the PAQR7 gene encoding membrane progestin receptor alpha, with product MATIVPEKLNHLFLNVQQLRQVPRLLEMAFPFPSCTVGTSDVPKIFWKPYIHTGYRPLNQTWKYYFLTLFQQHNEAVNIWTHLVAALILLLRFWWLSQMVDFVSDPHAHPLCIIVLASITYLTFSTLAHLLQAKSEFWHYSFFFMDYVGVAVYQYGSALVHYYYAIKPDWHANIMGFYMPGAVLLAWLSCAGSCYAKYRYHQLPRHLSRLCQEMPLGLAYALDISPVIHRIYTAQPAEQADPALLYHKCQVLFFLIGAFFFSYPYPEKWFPGKCHFVGQGHQIFHVFLVLCTLAQVQAVALDYQSRRAIYTSLHGDQTHNFSGLCLFTVVCCLLTAAYMTSKVKCKLNGKGE from the coding sequence ATGGCAACCATTGTCCCAGAAAAACTTAACCACCTTTTCCTTAATGTGCAGCAGCTTCGGCAGGTCCCCAGGCTGCTGGAAATGGCTTTCCCCTTTCCTTCCTGCACTGTGGGCACTTCGGATGTGCCTaagatcttctggaagccctACATCCACACCGGTTACAGACCCCTCAACCAGACCTGGAAGTATTACTTCTTGACACTTTTCCAGCAGCACAACGAAGCAGTCAACATCTGGACACACTTGGTGGCTGCTCTGATCCTGCTGTTGAGGTTCTGGTGGCTTTCCCAGATGGTGGATTTTGTGAGCGATCCTCATGCCCATCCTCTGTGCATCATTGTCTTGGCTTCTATCACCTACCTAACCTTCAGCACCTTGGCTCACCTCCTCCAGGCCAAGTCCGAGTTCTGGCATTACAGCTTCTTTTTCATGGACTATGTGGGAGTAGCCGTTTACCAGTACGGCAGTGCCTTGGTGCATTACTATTATGCCATCAAGCCAGACTGGCATGCCAACATCATGGGCTTTTATATGCCTGGGGCTGTTTTACTAGCTTGGTTATCCTGTGCAGGTTCCTGTTATGCTAAATATAGATATCACCAGCTTCCTCGCCATCTGAGCCGTCTGTGTCAGGAAATGCCCTTGGGTCTGGCGTATGCGCTAGACATTAGCCCAGTAATTCACCGGATCTACACAGCTCAGCCTGCTGAGCAGGCAGATCCAGCCCTCTTATACCACAAATGCCAGGTGCTGTTTTTCCTTATCGGTGCTTTTTTCTTCTCCTACCCGTATCCGGAGAAATGGTTTCCGGGGAAATGTCACTTTGTCGGGCAAGGGCATCAAATCTTCCATGTGTTCTTGGTGCTGTGCACCCTGGCCCAGGTGCAAGCGGTGGCTCTGGACTATCAGTCACGGAGGGCAATCTACACCAGCTTGCATGGTGACCAGACTCACAATTTCTCCGGTCTGTGCCTCTTTACTGTAGTCTGCTGCCTCCTCACTGCCGCTTACATGACCAGCAAAGTGAAATGCAAACTGAACGGCAAAGGAGAATGA